Sequence from the Catenuloplanes indicus genome:
GCACCACCAGCAGCGACCCGAGCAGGGTCAGGCGCCGGCGGTGGATTTCGGCGAGGCGCTCGCGCAGCTCGTCACCGCCTGCCGGGAGGTTCTGGCCGAGCGGTCCGGCATCGAGGGGGTTGAGCCGGGCCGGGAGGCCAGGGCCGAGTTCGACCGGCTCGACGCCGAGCGCCCGCGCGAGGGGCGCGTATTCGTTCTTCAGGTCGCCGACGACGAACGCTTTGACGCCGTAGCGCATCAGCCGGTGCGCGATCGCCTTGATCGTCGCGGACTTCCCGGAGCCGGGGACGCCGGTGATGAGCATGTTCGGGTTGGAGATCAGGCCGCGGCGCAGCCACTCGATCGGATGCACACTGAACGCCCCACCGGACAGGCAGTCGACCCCGAGGTACGCGCCGACCGGCGGCATCGACGCCCCATACAGCCACGGATACAAGCCCTGCACCTGCCCGGACGAGCCCCGGAACGTCGGCACAGCCGGGACGATCGGTGCCCGGCCGCCGAACGGGCGGGCCCAGCCGCGCTGCGGCGGGACCGGCTCGGCCGAGACCCGCTCCCCGCGCCGGGCGCGCCGGCGCGGGGCCGCCGGTGTGGCCTGGTCGGGGGTGGTGAACACGTCGGACAGGTCGGCGATCGGCAGGGCGGTGTTCTTGCGGCGTAGACGCATGGCGCTACCACCGCTTCCGAGGGAGACCCATGCCGACGGGCAGAGCGGACATCGCGAAGCCGACATCCTGTGCCATCCACATCCGGCGTAGCTCGATGCGCGCGGCTGCGGCGTCGGCTTCGAGTTCGGCGCAGGCGTCTTCGAGCAGGTGCGGGTCGGTGACGGTGACGGTGACGTAGCCGGTGAACCGGACCAAGCCGTGCCCGGCGGCGCGTTCGGCGTCCTGATGGCGGGCGCGGTCGAGAGCCTGCTGCTCATGCTCCGGAACGATCTGGCCGGTCTTCTGCCGCATCCGCACCGCAACGTTCCGCGCGGTCCGCTCCCTCATCACCTCGCGCTCGGCGTCGCGCGGGCCGAGCGGCTCGAAGTGCAGGGAGAACGCGCGCCGGTGCGCGCCTTCACCGAGCAGCGGCGCGAGGGCGGTGGCATAGACCTCGGTGCGAGGCCAGTCATGCACCCAGAACGTCGCCGAGACCGCGCCGTCGTGGACGTAACTACCCGCGTTCGCGATCGCCGCCGCCGGACCCGCCAGCGCCGGATCGGCACCGGCGGGCAGGCCGTCGTCGAGATCGGCGGTGGTGGCGCGACGCTCCGCGAGCGCCCGGACGGAGTGCGGGTCGTAGGCGACCCGGATGACCTCGGCCATCTCCCGCGGAGCCAGCCACGCCTCGATCTGCAGGTCAGCGCCCGAGATTGAAGACGCCAGCGCCCGGACCTGCCGGGCCAGCACTGCGGCGGCGCCGACGGTGCCGCCGCCGGCCTGGCGGATCGCCCGGCTCGCGCGCCGGTGGTCCATGGTGAACGCGAGGAACGCCTCCCGGTGGGAGGTCGCCAGGATCGCGGAGCCGAGCAGCCCGCCGGTGATCTCCGCGGTCACCGCCGGGGCGTGCGGGTCGGAGTGTTCGGTGTGCCAGCGGCGCAGCGCCGCCCCGGACTCCGGCAGCAGCCGCTGCAACGCCTGGATCCGCACGATCGGCCCGCCCTCGGTACACAGGCCGGCCAGCAGGCTCCCCCAGCCGGAAACGCGCTGGTCACGGCGGGCGGTGTCCACCAGGCCGATCCCGGGATACCGGACCCGGGCGACCGCGGTGTAGGTGCGCTCGTGCCGGTGATGGATCACCGCGAACGGCTCCCCGCCCGGCATCTGCCCTTCCAGGATTTGGACCGGGGCGAGGATGCCGGGCAGGTCCTGCGGGCGCGGCGCGGTGGGGGCGGTGCGGGCGGGTGGGGTGAACGCGGCGGAGGCGAACTTGTGCTGGCCTTGGATGCGGATCGTGGTGTAGGAGACGGCGGCGGTCGCCCATTCGTCCATGGTTCGGCCGCCGACGCGCAGGAACGCCAGGATCGCGCACACGGCGGCGATCGGCCAGGTGATCGCGCCGAGGCTGGCGTCGGCGACGGCTAGGGGCCAGATCGCGCCGAGGACCGCGACGGCGAGCATCGTGAACCGCTGCCCGGACATCCCGTACAGGAACGCGACCCGCTCGGGCTGCCAGCCGAAGAACGTCCGGGCGCGCACCGCCTGCGGCCGTGAAGAAGATGTGGTTGTCACAGCGGGCCTTTCTGATCGTCAACAGCAGGAGTCGGCGGGCGCACCGGCCTGATCGGCGGCGCGACCGGCGCCGGCGTGTCGGCTTCCGGAGTACGCGGCGCCGGGATGCGAGGTGGCTCCGGCGGAGCGCTTTCCGGCAGCACCGTCCCGGCCGTGGGTGCTGCCGCTGGCGCAGCCGACGCCGGTGCCGATCCGGGTGCCGGCGATGCAGCAGCCGGAGAATCTGCTGCCGGGGCGGGCTCGGACGGCGCCGGTATCGCGGATGCGGGCGTGTCGCTCGGGCTGGGCGCCGGGACGGAGGCCGGTGGAAGCGGTGTGTCCGCGGCCGGCGTGGCGGTTGCGGAACTCGCCGGAGCCGTCTGCTCGGGCACCGCAGCAGGCTGTGCGGATGCGCTCCCTGTCTCGGGCGCCGGCTCCGGTGCGCTCGGCACGTGGCCGGATGGCGTCTGCGGGTCTGCGGGTGTCGAGGACGCCGATGCTCCAGCCGCGCTGGCAGGCAAGGGTGCCGGGGCCGGGCTGGTCGGCGCAGGACCGGCGGGAACCGGAGGCGGCCCTGATGGTCCGCCCGGCCGGGCAGGCGCGGTGCGGGTCGGGATCGGGCCGCGCGAGTAGCCCGCGGGGTGCGGGTATGGGGAGACGCCGCCGAGGCCGGCGTGCCCGGCGGTCTGCTCCATGCGGCCCATCAGGCTGTTCGCCGCTTTCTGCGCCAGCGCCAGCCCGGCCGCCGCGACCGTCAACGCACCCGCCCCAGCAGCAGCCGGACCACCAGCCGCCGCACCGCCCGCACTGGTCGCGCCCGCGCCGGCACCGGCGGCGGTGCGGCTGGACACGGCGGACATGGTGCGTTCGGCTGCGGCTTGCCCGAACTGGTCTGGGTCGACTCCGGCTGGGCCGGCCGCGCGGGCTCCGGCGGCGTCGGCGGCGCGGTTGGCGCCCGCGCCGAGCATCGACGCCAGGCCGGTCGGTCCGCCGGTGTGGATCGTCATGAAGGTGAAGAATCGGCCGATCGCGGGCCAGGCCAGCACGGCGAGGAGCAGGATGAGCAGGCCGGCCAGGACGGTGACGAGGTCGTCGCCGTCGTTCGTCTCGGTCGCGCCGGCGATGGAGAAGCCGAGCATCATCACCAGCGCGATCGCCGGTTTCAGCAGGATCAGCCGGATTGTCGCCGAGACGAGGGTGGGCCACCAGCCGCGGGTCGCGTCTGACATCTGCCCGACCGCGGAGATCGGGGAGGTGGCGATCAGGACGGCGACTGCGGCGTTGCGCAGCAGCAGCTCGAACCACAGCACCCCGGTCAGCACGATCCCGATCAGCGCCAGGATCAGCAGCAGCGCCCCCGTCATCGACGTCGACGCCGAGGAATACTCGAAGACCCCGGTGAGCTTGTCCCGCAGCCCTTCGGTGGAGCCGAAACCGCGTTCGATGATGAACACCGTGATCTCGTCGGCCGCGACCAGCGCGGTCCCGGCGACGGTGAGCGTGGCCATGAACGCGACCACTGCTTTGCCGATTCCGAGCAGCCCTTGGGCCAGGCCGGAGCCGTCGTGGGTGATCGCGGTCCGGGCGATCTGGAACAGCAGCAGCATCGCGGCGACCAGCGCGGCGATCCCGAGGGAGATCCCGTAGACCTGCTGCACACCGGCCGAGGACAGATCGACCGGCGGGAACGCGACGAACGCTTTGGCGAACCCTTCGAGCATCGCTACGGCCGCGTCGGCGAATGACCGGCACACCGTCTCCCACGCCGAGGCTGCAGCACCGCCGACGACGTCCTCGACCGCGTCTTCGACGCAGGTGGTCGGAGCGGTGATGACGCAGTCCAGAAGCACGGCTTGGATGCGGCCGCTCATTGGGTGAAGTCCAGCCAGCCGGCCGCTTTCGCCTGCGCGCTGCCGGGCTGGACCCGCAGCTCGGTGTACTCCGGGGCGCCGTCCGGGCGGGCGGTGACCTTCCAGTCCCCGTCGTGCCAGACCATGTCGGCCGGGATCAACGCGAGCCGGCTTTGCGTGCCCGCCACCGGCGTGCTGGTCACCATGTAGCCGAGGGTCAGCACCGTCACCCGGTCCGCGGAGACGTCCCGTAGCTGGTAGGCGTTGATGCCCAGGGTCGCCGATACGCCTTGCGGCACAGGGCCGGACAGCGGAGCTCCGAGCAACTCGCGCAGGCCTATCGCACCGTCGCGGAACACCTGATCGCTGCCGAGCGAGCCGTCACTCATCACCCGGCCGATCTCCACCGCCCGGTCCAGATCGAGGTTGGAGGAGAACAGCGTCGTGTACTCGATCGCCGCCGACACCGCCCCGGCCAGCTCGTGCGGATAGCCCACCGGCACGTCGTCCACCCGCCGGCCTGCCGGCACCAGCCGCAGCGGCCCGCCGCCCGGCGCAGGGTCCTCGACCACGCCGTCCTCGTGGGCCGGCTCGGAGGCCGACGCCGATGATGCGGTCGGCGGGGCTTCGGCCGCCGGGCCGCCGGCCGGAGTGCCACCGGCCAGGGCGGCGCCGGCGACCGCGGCCGTGGCGGCGACCGCGATCAGCACCCCGGCCGCCACCCACCACCGCCCTGGGCCGGGAGCGGTCAGGAACGTGTTGTGCCCGGTCATGGGTCAGCCGACCGCGCTGAAGACGTTGTTGACCATCGGGATCGCGATCGCCGCCGCGACGGTCGCGGCGCCGGATATCAGGAACGCGCGCTTGCCTTTCTGGTTCTCCTCCGGCCGGTGCGACAGCGCACCCCAGGCCATGTAGCCGGCCGAGGCGAGCGCGATCGCGCCGCAGATACCGAGCACGCCCCACTTCAGGTAGGCGAACAGCAGCTCGACCCCCTGTGCGCCGCCGGTCGGGTCGATCGGGGCGGGGTTCGGCACGTCCAGCGGGACCAGCGCGACCAATTCAGGCAGAAGGATCATGGGGAACACCTCGCGATCAAGGCGCAGCAGACCTACCCGAAACGGCACGCCACCTGCGGTTTTCGCTACAGCGAACGCTGTGGGTCGACAGCGTACGTTCCTTGATCACTTTCCTGTCAACTGTGGCGAACAAAAATGTTGTCGCGCCTGTTTGCGTTCGCTGCAGCGAAACGGCAAGCTCACAGCGATGAACGGGCAGCCGGACGGCGCCGCCGCATCGCCGGACGACGGCGCCCGCGGCTTACTCGCCGCGCGCCTGAACAAGCTGTTCGCCGAAAAGAAGCGCCCGGACGGCCAGGAGTACAGCTACCGCGAGGTCTCTGAGGCGATCAACGCCGCCGCCGGCGAGAAGGCCATATCCGGCAACTACATCTGGCAGCTGCGCAAAGGCGAGCGCCGCGAGCCGTCCGCGCGCCGGCTGAAGCTGCTCGCCGACTTCTTCAACGTCGAGATCGGCTACTTCACCGGCCCGGAACCCGGCGCCGATGGGCGCGATGAGGACACGCGGTTCGTGACCGCGCTGCGCGACGCGGGCGTGCGGGATATCGCGCTGCG
This genomic interval carries:
- a CDS encoding SCO6880 family protein; translated protein: MRARTFFGWQPERVAFLYGMSGQRFTMLAVAVLGAIWPLAVADASLGAITWPIAAVCAILAFLRVGGRTMDEWATAAVSYTTIRIQGQHKFASAAFTPPARTAPTAPRPQDLPGILAPVQILEGQMPGGEPFAVIHHRHERTYTAVARVRYPGIGLVDTARRDQRVSGWGSLLAGLCTEGGPIVRIQALQRLLPESGAALRRWHTEHSDPHAPAVTAEITGGLLGSAILATSHREAFLAFTMDHRRASRAIRQAGGGTVGAAAVLARQVRALASSISGADLQIEAWLAPREMAEVIRVAYDPHSVRALAERRATTADLDDGLPAGADPALAGPAAAIANAGSYVHDGAVSATFWVHDWPRTEVYATALAPLLGEGAHRRAFSLHFEPLGPRDAEREVMRERTARNVAVRMRQKTGQIVPEHEQQALDRARHQDAERAAGHGLVRFTGYVTVTVTDPHLLEDACAELEADAAAARIELRRMWMAQDVGFAMSALPVGMGLPRKRW
- a CDS encoding helix-turn-helix domain-containing protein, whose amino-acid sequence is MNGQPDGAAASPDDGARGLLAARLNKLFAEKKRPDGQEYSYREVSEAINAAAGEKAISGNYIWQLRKGERREPSARRLKLLADFFNVEIGYFTGPEPGADGRDEDTRFVTALRDAGVRDIALRAHGLSDASKATILQMIEMARKAEGLGSPPEA